The Erigeron canadensis isolate Cc75 chromosome 4, C_canadensis_v1, whole genome shotgun sequence genome window below encodes:
- the LOC122595467 gene encoding golgin candidate 5 isoform X2 produces MAWFSGKVSLGNFPDFSEAVSKISEGVKSIEKNFDNALGLEQDAETDNNNNLPASSTSQGLWSTDLMSFMGQKDDNDDDDNDEDGVKPSENVGSEEIHESSSTPLSSSREREMDGTGDQGDATHEEGDLKVETLKAVEGQEAKDMVLVSEEAHCGKEKSVDGNVIIDEQVDKVVDDSAVDVNVLLPEEASGVVEELSAVDHAERLEFPDQNPTEHGQTSSEDQVSVIALEKTEVGPILLDLQQSEDESKRQQEAEIKQEVSAVETVESSSDVVDGGKPSLQVSDDAPEIVCEMVSNATEHQAGVNEQGSSLERILPDNADSMAELEKVKRDMKLMETALLGAARQAQAKADEIAKLMNENEQLKSLLEDQRRKSNEAEVESLREEYHQRVSTLERKVYALTRERDTLRREQNKKSDAAALLKEKDEIITQVMAEGEELSKKQAAQESTIRKLRAQIREFEEEKKGLITKLQVEENKVESIKKDKAATEKLLQETIEKNQAELATQKEFYTNALSAAKEAEALAESRANDEARIELESRLKEAQEREVMLVQTLEELRQTLSRKEQQAAFREDMLRRDIEDLQKRYQESERRREESITQVPESTKPLMRQIEAIQEANARKAEAWNAVERSLNLRLQEAEAKAEGAEERERAVNERLSQTSSRINVLEAQISCLRTEQTQLTRSLEKERQRAAESRQDYLALKEEADTHEGHVNQLKDEIRELKQKHKQELHEALTHRELLLQDIEREKTARLELEKAAYLQSSAVVEQNPMARTKSSFENGLSRRLSSASSLSSMEESFYLQASLDSSDTLSERRNPGEATMSSYHLKSKTPNAFEAALRQKEGELASYMSRLASMESIRDSLAEELVKMTAECEKLRSEVSQLPGMKAELEALRRRHAAALELMGERDEELEELRADIVDLKEMYREQVNILVNKIQVMT; encoded by the exons aTGGCTTGGTTTAGTGGGAAGGTTTCATTAGGAAACTTTCCGGATTTCTCCGAAGCTGTTAGTAAGATCAGTGAGGGTGTTAAATCTATCGAAAAGAATTTCGACAATGCCCTCGGCTTAGAACAAGATGCAGAAAccgataataataataatcttcctGCTTCTTCCACTTCTCAAG GGTTATGGTCTACGGATTTAATGTCATTTATGGGTCAGaaagatgataatgatgatgatgataatgatgaggATGGTGTAAAGCCGTCTGAGAATGTTGGATCTGAGGAAATCCATGAATCTTCAAGTACTCCGTTATCGTCATCTAGGGAACGCGAGATGGATGGGACTGGTGATCAAGGTGATGCTACACATGAAGAAGGTGATCTAAAGGTGGAAACTTTGAAGGCTGTAGAGGGACAGGAAGCAAAGGATATGGTTTTGGTTTCAGAGGAAGCACATTGCGGGAAGGAAAAGTCGGTCGACGGGAATGTTATTATCGATGAGCAAGTGGATAAAGTTGTGGATGATAGTGCCGTGGATGTAAATGTTTTATTACCCGAGGAAGCTTCGGGTGTTGTTGAAGAGCTTAGTGCAGTTGATCATGCTGAGCGCTTAGAGTTTCCTGACCAGAACCCAACGGAACACGGCCAAACGAGTTCTGAAGATCAAGTTTCAGTTATTGCTCTTGAGAAAACTGAGGTGGGCCCGATTCTTCTTGATTTGCAACAGAGTGAAGACGAATCAAAGAGACAACAAGAAGCAGAGATTAAGCAGGAAGTTTCTGCAGTGGAGACGGTGGAGTCTTCGTCGGATGTGGTGGATGGAGGCAAACCAAGTTTACAAGTTTCGGATGATGCTCCTGAGATTGTTTGTGAGATGGTTTCAAATGCTACTGAACATCAAGCTGGTGTTAACGAGCAAGGGTCAAGTTTGGAAAGAATTTTGCCCGACAATGCAGATTCCATGGCTGAGTTGGAGAAGGTGAAGAGGGATATGAAGTTGATGGAAACTGCACTTTTAGGAGCTGCTAGACAAGCTCAG GCAAAAGCTGATGAAATAGCAAAGCTGATGAATGAGAATGAGCAGCTCAAGTCTTTGCTCGAGGATCAAAGG AGAAAATCAAATGAGGCTGAAGTCGAGTCGTTACGAGAAGAGTATCATCAAAGGGTGTCCACTCTTGAAAGAAAG GTTTATGCTCTCACAAGGGAAAGAGATACCTTACGTAGAGAGCAAAATAAAAAGAGTGATGCCGCTGCACTTCTAAAGGAAAAAGATGAAATCATCACCCAAGTTATGGCAGAAG GTGAAGAGCTGTCCAAGAAACAAGCTGCTCAAGAATCCACAATTAGGAAATTACGTGCACAG ATTAGAGAGTTTGAAGAAGAGAAAAAAGGATTGATAACTAAGCTACAG GTTGAAGAGAACAAGGTTGAAAGTATAAAGAAGGACAAGGCAGCTACAGAAAAGCTgctgcaagaaacaatagagaAAAACCAGGCTGAACTTGCAACTCAAAAAGAATTTTACACAAATGCTTTAAGTGCAGCCAAAGAAGCCGAAGCATTAGCAGAGTCACGGGCAAATGATGAAGCCCGGATTGAACTAGAAAGTCGCCTGAAAGAAGCACAGGAGCGTGAAGTTATGCTAGTTCAAACTTTAGAAGAATTAAGGCAAACTCTGAGCAGAAAGGAGCAGCAG GCAGCGTTTAGAGAAGATATGCTGAGGAGGGACATTGAGGATCTTCAAAAACGATACCAA GAAAGTGAGCGTCGTCGTGAAGAATCGATTACACAAGTTCCTGAATCTACTAAGCCTCTTATGAGGCAGATAGAGGCTATTCAG GAAGCAAATGCTAGAAAGGCAGAAGCTTGGAATGCCGTGGAGAGATCTTTGAACTTAAGGCTTCAG GAAGCAGAGGCAAAAGCCGAAGGAGCAGAGGAAAGAGAGCGTGCTGTCAACGAACGATTATCACAAACATCATCTCGCATAAATGTTTTAGAAGCTCAG ATATCATGTTTGAGAACTGAGCAAACACAACTAACGAGGTCCCttgaaaaagaaagacaaaGAGCCGCAGAAAGCAGGCAGGATTACTTGGCACTAAAAGAAGAGGCCGATACTCATGAAGGTCATGTCAATCAGCTGAAAGATGAGATAAGGGAACTGAAGCAAAAACATAAGCAAGAGCTCCACGAAGCATTGACCCATCGTGAACTTTTGCTGCAG GATATCGAACGTGAAAAAACTGCTCGGTTGGAACTTGAAAAGGCCGCTTATCTTCAATCTTCAGCTGTCGTTGAGCAAAATCCAATGGCCAGAACGAAATCTTCATTTGAGAATG GTTTGAGTCGTAGACTCTCTAGTGCTAGTAGTTTGAGTAGTATGGAGGAAAGTTTTTACCTGCAGGCATCTTTAGACTCGTCTGATACTCTCTCAGAAAGGAGAAATCCCGGAGAGGCTACCATGAGTTCATATCATTTAAAAAGCAAAACACCAAATGCCTTTGAAGCTGCCCTGCGCCAAAAGGAGGGGGAACTTGCATCTTATATGAGTAGACTG GCGTCCATGGAATCTATCAGGGACTCTCTTGCTGAAGAATTGGTCAAAATGACTGCAGAG TGCGAAAAACTACGGTCAGAAGTGTCTCAGCTTCCTGGAATGAAGGCAGAGCTGGAAGCACTAAGACGCAGGCACGCTGCTGCATTGGAATTGATGGGTGAACGGGACGAGGAG CTTGAAGAGCTTCGGGCTGACATAGTAGATTTGAAGGAGATGTACAGAGAACAAGTAAACATTCTTGTAAATAAG ATCCAAGTAATGACTTAA
- the LOC122595467 gene encoding golgin candidate 5 isoform X1 — MAWFSGKVSLGNFPDFSEAVSKISEGVKSIEKNFDNALGLEQDAETDNNNNLPASSTSQGSGLWSTDLMSFMGQKDDNDDDDNDEDGVKPSENVGSEEIHESSSTPLSSSREREMDGTGDQGDATHEEGDLKVETLKAVEGQEAKDMVLVSEEAHCGKEKSVDGNVIIDEQVDKVVDDSAVDVNVLLPEEASGVVEELSAVDHAERLEFPDQNPTEHGQTSSEDQVSVIALEKTEVGPILLDLQQSEDESKRQQEAEIKQEVSAVETVESSSDVVDGGKPSLQVSDDAPEIVCEMVSNATEHQAGVNEQGSSLERILPDNADSMAELEKVKRDMKLMETALLGAARQAQAKADEIAKLMNENEQLKSLLEDQRRKSNEAEVESLREEYHQRVSTLERKVYALTRERDTLRREQNKKSDAAALLKEKDEIITQVMAEGEELSKKQAAQESTIRKLRAQIREFEEEKKGLITKLQVEENKVESIKKDKAATEKLLQETIEKNQAELATQKEFYTNALSAAKEAEALAESRANDEARIELESRLKEAQEREVMLVQTLEELRQTLSRKEQQAAFREDMLRRDIEDLQKRYQESERRREESITQVPESTKPLMRQIEAIQEANARKAEAWNAVERSLNLRLQEAEAKAEGAEERERAVNERLSQTSSRINVLEAQISCLRTEQTQLTRSLEKERQRAAESRQDYLALKEEADTHEGHVNQLKDEIRELKQKHKQELHEALTHRELLLQDIEREKTARLELEKAAYLQSSAVVEQNPMARTKSSFENGLSRRLSSASSLSSMEESFYLQASLDSSDTLSERRNPGEATMSSYHLKSKTPNAFEAALRQKEGELASYMSRLASMESIRDSLAEELVKMTAECEKLRSEVSQLPGMKAELEALRRRHAAALELMGERDEELEELRADIVDLKEMYREQVNILVNKIQVMT, encoded by the exons aTGGCTTGGTTTAGTGGGAAGGTTTCATTAGGAAACTTTCCGGATTTCTCCGAAGCTGTTAGTAAGATCAGTGAGGGTGTTAAATCTATCGAAAAGAATTTCGACAATGCCCTCGGCTTAGAACAAGATGCAGAAAccgataataataataatcttcctGCTTCTTCCACTTCTCAAG GTTCAGGGTTATGGTCTACGGATTTAATGTCATTTATGGGTCAGaaagatgataatgatgatgatgataatgatgaggATGGTGTAAAGCCGTCTGAGAATGTTGGATCTGAGGAAATCCATGAATCTTCAAGTACTCCGTTATCGTCATCTAGGGAACGCGAGATGGATGGGACTGGTGATCAAGGTGATGCTACACATGAAGAAGGTGATCTAAAGGTGGAAACTTTGAAGGCTGTAGAGGGACAGGAAGCAAAGGATATGGTTTTGGTTTCAGAGGAAGCACATTGCGGGAAGGAAAAGTCGGTCGACGGGAATGTTATTATCGATGAGCAAGTGGATAAAGTTGTGGATGATAGTGCCGTGGATGTAAATGTTTTATTACCCGAGGAAGCTTCGGGTGTTGTTGAAGAGCTTAGTGCAGTTGATCATGCTGAGCGCTTAGAGTTTCCTGACCAGAACCCAACGGAACACGGCCAAACGAGTTCTGAAGATCAAGTTTCAGTTATTGCTCTTGAGAAAACTGAGGTGGGCCCGATTCTTCTTGATTTGCAACAGAGTGAAGACGAATCAAAGAGACAACAAGAAGCAGAGATTAAGCAGGAAGTTTCTGCAGTGGAGACGGTGGAGTCTTCGTCGGATGTGGTGGATGGAGGCAAACCAAGTTTACAAGTTTCGGATGATGCTCCTGAGATTGTTTGTGAGATGGTTTCAAATGCTACTGAACATCAAGCTGGTGTTAACGAGCAAGGGTCAAGTTTGGAAAGAATTTTGCCCGACAATGCAGATTCCATGGCTGAGTTGGAGAAGGTGAAGAGGGATATGAAGTTGATGGAAACTGCACTTTTAGGAGCTGCTAGACAAGCTCAG GCAAAAGCTGATGAAATAGCAAAGCTGATGAATGAGAATGAGCAGCTCAAGTCTTTGCTCGAGGATCAAAGG AGAAAATCAAATGAGGCTGAAGTCGAGTCGTTACGAGAAGAGTATCATCAAAGGGTGTCCACTCTTGAAAGAAAG GTTTATGCTCTCACAAGGGAAAGAGATACCTTACGTAGAGAGCAAAATAAAAAGAGTGATGCCGCTGCACTTCTAAAGGAAAAAGATGAAATCATCACCCAAGTTATGGCAGAAG GTGAAGAGCTGTCCAAGAAACAAGCTGCTCAAGAATCCACAATTAGGAAATTACGTGCACAG ATTAGAGAGTTTGAAGAAGAGAAAAAAGGATTGATAACTAAGCTACAG GTTGAAGAGAACAAGGTTGAAAGTATAAAGAAGGACAAGGCAGCTACAGAAAAGCTgctgcaagaaacaatagagaAAAACCAGGCTGAACTTGCAACTCAAAAAGAATTTTACACAAATGCTTTAAGTGCAGCCAAAGAAGCCGAAGCATTAGCAGAGTCACGGGCAAATGATGAAGCCCGGATTGAACTAGAAAGTCGCCTGAAAGAAGCACAGGAGCGTGAAGTTATGCTAGTTCAAACTTTAGAAGAATTAAGGCAAACTCTGAGCAGAAAGGAGCAGCAG GCAGCGTTTAGAGAAGATATGCTGAGGAGGGACATTGAGGATCTTCAAAAACGATACCAA GAAAGTGAGCGTCGTCGTGAAGAATCGATTACACAAGTTCCTGAATCTACTAAGCCTCTTATGAGGCAGATAGAGGCTATTCAG GAAGCAAATGCTAGAAAGGCAGAAGCTTGGAATGCCGTGGAGAGATCTTTGAACTTAAGGCTTCAG GAAGCAGAGGCAAAAGCCGAAGGAGCAGAGGAAAGAGAGCGTGCTGTCAACGAACGATTATCACAAACATCATCTCGCATAAATGTTTTAGAAGCTCAG ATATCATGTTTGAGAACTGAGCAAACACAACTAACGAGGTCCCttgaaaaagaaagacaaaGAGCCGCAGAAAGCAGGCAGGATTACTTGGCACTAAAAGAAGAGGCCGATACTCATGAAGGTCATGTCAATCAGCTGAAAGATGAGATAAGGGAACTGAAGCAAAAACATAAGCAAGAGCTCCACGAAGCATTGACCCATCGTGAACTTTTGCTGCAG GATATCGAACGTGAAAAAACTGCTCGGTTGGAACTTGAAAAGGCCGCTTATCTTCAATCTTCAGCTGTCGTTGAGCAAAATCCAATGGCCAGAACGAAATCTTCATTTGAGAATG GTTTGAGTCGTAGACTCTCTAGTGCTAGTAGTTTGAGTAGTATGGAGGAAAGTTTTTACCTGCAGGCATCTTTAGACTCGTCTGATACTCTCTCAGAAAGGAGAAATCCCGGAGAGGCTACCATGAGTTCATATCATTTAAAAAGCAAAACACCAAATGCCTTTGAAGCTGCCCTGCGCCAAAAGGAGGGGGAACTTGCATCTTATATGAGTAGACTG GCGTCCATGGAATCTATCAGGGACTCTCTTGCTGAAGAATTGGTCAAAATGACTGCAGAG TGCGAAAAACTACGGTCAGAAGTGTCTCAGCTTCCTGGAATGAAGGCAGAGCTGGAAGCACTAAGACGCAGGCACGCTGCTGCATTGGAATTGATGGGTGAACGGGACGAGGAG CTTGAAGAGCTTCGGGCTGACATAGTAGATTTGAAGGAGATGTACAGAGAACAAGTAAACATTCTTGTAAATAAG ATCCAAGTAATGACTTAA
- the LOC122595505 gene encoding 30S ribosomal protein S17, chloroplastic, with protein MSLLHLQLPISQLKSLTLSTSFLHGSTTIPAAPSPTTTTHLRRPTCLPPIRAMRSLQGRVINTVNDKTVSVEVTRLAPHPKYKRRVRKKKKFQAHDPENQFEIGDIVQLEKCKPISKMKTFLAIPVPKRNTPKKTQEDLGIPLESDSSETV; from the coding sequence ATGTCCCTCCTTCATCTCCAACTCCCAATTTCCCAACTCAAATCCCTCACACTCTCCACTTCTTTCCTTCATGGCTCCACCACCATCCCCGCCGCACCATCcccaaccaccaccacccacTTGCGCCGTCCCACTTGCCTCCCACCAATCCGGGCCATGAGGTCCCTTCAAGGCCGTGTAATCAACACCGTAAACGACAAAACAGTGAGTGTGGAAGTCACCCGTTTGGCCCCACACCCCAAGTACAAGAGAAGGGttaggaagaagaagaagtttcaAGCACATGACCCCGAAAACCAATTTGAAATTGGGGATATTGTTCAGCTTGAAAAATGTAAACCCATTAGCAAGATGAAGACTTTTTTGGCTATTCCTGTTCCCAAACGAAATACCCCCAAAAAGACGCAAGAGGATCTCGGCATTCCCTTGGAATCTGATTCTAGTGAGACTGTTTAG
- the LOC122595341 gene encoding photosystem I reaction center subunit VI-1, chloroplastic-like: protein MASLATFTPTTIKGLGGSSLAGTKLNLKPARASLKPTSFRAGAVVAKYGDKSVYFDLEDLGNTTGEWDVYGSDAPSPYNPLQSKFFETFAAPFTKRGLLLKFLILGGGSTLAYFSATATGDVLPIVKGPQQKPKLGPRGKI, encoded by the exons aTGGCATCTCTTGCAACATTCACACCCACCACCATTAAGGGTCTTGGTGGCAGTTCTCTAGCTGGAACCAAGCTTAACCTCAAGCCTGCTCGAGCCAGCCTCAAGCCCACATCATTCAG agcTGGTGCTGTGGTGGCTAAATATGGTGACAAAAGTGTCTACTTTGATTTGGAAGACTTGGGCAACACTACTGGTGAATGGGATGTCTATGGTTCAGATGCTCCTTCTCCTTACAACCCACTTCAG AGCAAGTTTTTCGAGACATTCGCTGCACCTTTTACCAAGAGAGGATTGCTACTCAAGTTTTTGATATTGGGAGGTGGATCAACCCTTGCTTACTTCAGCGCCACCGCTACAGGAGATGTGTTGCCGATTGTGAAGGGCCCACAACAGAAACCAAAGCTTGGTCCACGTGGCAAAATCTAA
- the LOC122597685 gene encoding rop guanine nucleotide exchange factor 12-like, whose product MEMMKEKFAKLLLGEDMSGGGKGVSSALALSNAITNLAASVFGEQSRLEPMPPERQARWRREMDWLLSVTDHIVEFVASKQNTNGVNMEVMVTRQRSDLHMNIPALRKLDAMLIECLDNFKGDHEFTYASKNDNEAKSMKKREEDKWWLPTPKVPPDGLSDATRKWLQFQKDSVHQVLKAALAINAQILMEMEVPESYTETLPKNGRASLGDYIYKSITVEHFDPENFLLSMDLTTDHKIVDLKSRIEASVVIWKRKVSAKDGRSGWSSGVSLEKREQFGDRAETILLILKQRYPGIPQTTLEISKIEHNRDVGHAILESYSRILESLAHKVLSRIEDVQHADVLTQSPSSRSLKMNSLKDSVRLSTSGKFPILIVSKYL is encoded by the exons ATGGAGATGATGAAGGAGAAGTTCGCGAAATTGCTTCTAGGTGAGGATATGTCTGGCGGAGGAAAAGGTGTTTCGTCAGCTTTGGCTTTGTCAAATGCCATTACAAATTTAGCAG CTTCTGTTTTCGGGGAACAATCAAGGTTAGAACCTATGCCACCAGAACGACAAGCAAGGTGGCGAAGGGAAATGGATTGGCTATTATCTGTAACCGATCACATCGTTGAATTTGTGGcatcaaaacaaaacacaaacgGCGTAAACATGGAG GTAATGGTTACAAGGCAACGAAGCGACCTCCACATGAACATTCCTGCATTAAGGAAGCTTGACGCGATGCTCATT GAATGCCTAGATAACTTCAAAGGAGATCATGAGTTTACTTATGCATCTAAAAATGACAATGAAGCAAAAAGTATGAAAAAGAGGGAAGAGGATAAATGGTGGTTACCAACTCCAAAGGTTCCCCCGGATGGTTTATCTGACGCTACAAGGAAATGGTTGCAGTTTCAAAAAGACTCAGTTCACCAAGTGCTTAAAGCAGCCTTGGCCATTAACGCCCAGATTCTAATGGAGATGGAGGTTCCAGAAAGCTATACTGAAACCCTTCCAAAG AATGGACGTGCAAGCTTGGGAGACTATATCTATAAAAGTATAACCGTTGAGCACTTTGATCCTGAGAACTTCCTTTTATCCATGGATTTGACAACAGATCATAAAATAGTTGACCTCAAGAGTAGAATCGAGGCATCTGTGGTAATATGGAAAAGGAAGGTGTCTGCTAAAGATGGACGGTCTGGATGGAGTTCAGGTGTCAGTTTGGAAAAGAGAGAACAATTTGGAGATAGAGCAGAGACAATCTTACTAATACTTAAACAGCGCTACCCTGGCATTCCTCAAACTACTCTAGAAATCAGCAAAATTGAACACAATAGA GATGTTGGACATGCTATTCTTGAGAGCTATTCAAGAATACTAGAGAGCTTGGCTCACAAAGTATTATCACGTATAGAAGATGTACAACATGCAGATGTTCTTACACAAAGTCCATCTTCGCGGAGTTTGAAGATGAACTCTCTTAAAGATTCAGTTAGGTTATCAACATCAGGTAAATTCCCAATCTTAATAGTAAGCAAATATTTGTAG
- the LOC122595340 gene encoding glyoxylate/hydroxypyruvate/pyruvate reductase 2KGR isoform X1, which yields MEAITVLQTNPINSYLEQELDKRFNLIRLWNFPADQKEDLFKEEENKRDIRAVVTNPVVPTDREFIDSLPGVEIVSSFSVGLDKIDLGYCKEKGIRVTNTPDVLTDDVADIAIGLILATLRRICESDRYVKAGLWKKGDFKLTTKFSGKKVGIIGLGRIGTAIAKRAEAFNCPISYYSRSQKPESKYKYFPSVVELASDCQILIVACPLTEETRHIINREVLDALGPKGFLINIGRGPHIDEPELVSALVEGRIAGAGLDVFENEPHVPEELFGLDNVVLLPHVGSGTVETRNAMADLVIGNLEAHFNKKPLLTPVV from the exons ATGGAAGCCATCACTGTACTCCAGACGAACCCGATTAATTCTTACCTCGAACAAGAACTCGACAAGCGTTTTAATCTTATTCGCCTTTGGAACTTTCCAGCTGATCAAAAAGAAGACTTGTTTAAGGAAGAGGAGAACAAACGTGACATCCGAGCCGTGGTTACTAACCCAGTCGTTCCTACGGACCGCGAGTTTATCGACTCGTTACCCGGTGTGGAAATCGTGTCAAGTTTCAGTGTTGGGTTAGACAAGATAGATTTGGGGTATTGTAAGGAGAAAGGGATTAGAGTTACCAACACGCCTGATGTGTTGACCGATGATGTTGCTGATATCGCCATTGGTTTGATATTAGCCACGTTAAGACGGATTTGTGAATCTGATCGCTATGTTAAGGCTGGATTATGGAAAAAGGGTGATTTCAAGCTGACTACCAAG TTTAGTGGCAAAAAAGTTGGAATCATAGGTCTTGGAAGAATCGGCACAGCAATTGCTAAGAGAGCTGAAGCATTTAATTGCCCCATTAGTTACTATTCCAGATCACAGAAACCAGAATCGAAATACAAGTACTTTCCCAGTGTTGTTGAATTGGCTTCTGACTGTCAGATACTGATTGTGGCCTGCCCATTAACAGAAGAAACCCGCCACATCATTAACCGTGAAGTCCTTGATGCTCTAGGTCCTAAGGGGTTTCTGATCAACATTGGGAGGGGCCCACACATAGATGAACCTGAATTGGTATCTGCTCTTGTTGAAGGTCGGATAGCTGGTGCAGGTCTTGATGTCTTTGAGAATGAACCTCATGTGCCCGAGGAGTTGTTTGGTCTTGATAATGTAGTCCTGCTGCCCCATGTTGGGAGTGGAACTGTGGAGACCAGAAACGCGATGGCTGATCTTGTGATCGGAAACCTAGAAGCTCACTTTAACAAGAAACCACTGTTGACACCAGTGGTTTGA
- the LOC122595340 gene encoding glyoxylate/hydroxypyruvate/pyruvate reductase 2KGR isoform X2, translating to MESMGVVMTFPMSSYLEQQLDARFNLFRLWTIQNKPDFFKHNSASIRAVVGNANVGADRELIDSLPALEIVSSFSVGLDKVDLGYCKEKGIRVTNTPDVLTDDVADLAIGLILATLRGICESDRYVRNGLWKKGDFKLTTKFSGKKVGIIGLGRIGTAIAKRAEAFNCPISYYSRSQKPESKYKYFPSVVELASDCQILIVACPLTEETRHIINREVLDALGPKGFLINIGRGPHIDEPELVSALVEGRIAGAGLDVFENEPHVPEELFGLDNVVLLPHVGSGTVETRNAMADLVIGNLEAHFNKKPLLTPVV from the exons ATGGAATCCATGGGTGTGGTAATGACATTCCCAATGTCTTCATACCTCGAACAACAACTCGACGCCCGTTTCAACCTCTTCCGTCTCTGGACCATCCAAAACAAACCCGACTTCTTCAAACACAATTCCGCTTCCATCCGAGCCGTTGTCGGGAACGCCAACGTCGGCGCTGACCGAGAACTCATCGACTCGTTGCCCGCTCTGGAAATCGTGTCGAGTTTTAGTGTTGGGTTGGATAAAGTAGATTTGGGGTATTGTAAGGAGAAAGGGATCAGAGTCACAAACACACCTGATGTGTTGACTGATGACGTGGCTGATTTGGCTATTGGTTTGATTTTAGCCACGTTAAGAGGGATTTGTGAGAGTGATCGATATGTTAGAAATGGCTTGTGGAAAAAAGGTGACTTTAAATTGACTACTAAG TTTAGTGGCAAAAAAGTTGGAATCATAGGTCTTGGAAGAATCGGCACAGCAATTGCTAAGAGAGCTGAAGCATTTAATTGCCCCATTAGTTACTATTCCAGATCACAGAAACCAGAATCGAAATACAAGTACTTTCCCAGTGTTGTTGAATTGGCTTCTGACTGTCAGATACTGATTGTGGCCTGCCCATTAACAGAAGAAACCCGCCACATCATTAACCGTGAAGTCCTTGATGCTCTAGGTCCTAAGGGGTTTCTGATCAACATTGGGAGGGGCCCACACATAGATGAACCTGAATTGGTATCTGCTCTTGTTGAAGGTCGGATAGCTGGTGCAGGTCTTGATGTCTTTGAGAATGAACCTCATGTGCCCGAGGAGTTGTTTGGTCTTGATAATGTAGTCCTGCTGCCCCATGTTGGGAGTGGAACTGTGGAGACCAGAAACGCGATGGCTGATCTTGTGATCGGAAACCTAGAAGCTCACTTTAACAAGAAACCACTGTTGACACCAGTGGTTTGA